CTCTCGACGTCTGAGAAGTGTACGACCCTACATCCACAACCCATATATTCGAAAGAATAGAGAGTCCAGGTTTATAAGACGAACGCCTTTCCACCGAGGAAACTCCCTAATTAAAAGACGTAATATTTAATAGATATACTTTCTGTATTTACAAATTGTATGACGGAAGTCGTGATATCCGTCAGGGTTCCTAAGGAGTTGAAGGCCAAGATGGCTAAGTATCGGCATATCAACTGGAGCGAGGTCGTTAGGGAGGCTATAAAAACTAGGATATCGATCGAGGAGAGGAGGGAGGCTGTTAAAGCTCTGGAGGAGCTTAGGAGAAGGGTTAAACCCGTCGGAAAGGGTATGCTCGACAGGTGGATAAGGGAGGATAGGGGACGTTGAGCTACACGGTCGACGCAAGCGTGGTGGCTAGATGGTTCATAAAGGGAGAGGAGTGGGAGCAGATGGCCTTACGGCTTAGAGACGACTATGTTAAGGGTAGGGTTAGGCTTTACGCGCCAGCCATCTTGACGTTTGAGTGTCTAAACGCCGTATGGAAGGCCTATAGGATGGGGCTGCTGAGCCTAGAGGTAGCGGCTGAAATTTCAAGACTCATGCGGAAGCTCATGCCTGAAACCGTCGAGCTAGACCCGGAAGACCTCCATAAGGTCTTCAAGCTATCGGCCAGGTTGAACCTAACCTGCTACGACACATTGTACATAGTCGTCTCTGTTAAGACAGGCTCGACCCTCCTAACGGCCGATAGGATCCTCTACGAGAAAGCTAGGGAGCAGACGCCGACCGTTCACCTAAGCGAGTATAAGGGGGCTAGGGACTTAAGGGTAGAAAATTACCTCGGGTAATTTATCATGGAAAAACCTAGAGGGGAGGGGTCGAGGAGGAGCCTTACACATGCATAGAAGAATAAGCGTAGGTAATACTGAGGGGCTACTCTTCCCGCCCGCTCGTTTTCGCGAGCCTGTATATTTTCTCCTTACCACGGCCACGGGTTTTTTCGACGATCCCCATCTTTTCAAGCTCTCTCAGGGTTTGGGCGACTATACGTCTCGAAGCTGTGCCCCTGATGCCGCGTAGCATATCGGTCAGCCTGGATATGTTCATGGGGCCGACGTGAGTTAGGACGTCGACTATGTGCCTAGCCAGGTCTCCGCTCCTCAACCCCCTAAGCCTCCTAGCGGACCCCATCATAAGAGCGTTAGCCGCCAGGATGGCCTTGATGACGCGAACCTCTCTAAGAAGCTCCTCCATAACGGTCTCATCCCTCTCGAGCCTAGCCTCAAGCCTAGAGACAAGCTCCATAAGCCTCCTGATAGAATCCTCACCGTTCCTCTCGCCCAAGGGATATAAGCCTCCTAAAATCTAACAACCCCGGGACCTCCGGGAACTGGGTCTCGGCTATCTTGGAGGCGACCTCCTCCGGGAGACTCTCGGCTACCAGCATCCTCCTAAACCTTCTGACGTTCCACCACCTACGTAGCTTCAGGGGTATGTAAAAGCGGAAAACGAAGAGCAGGAGCAGGTAGATGGCTAAAGCTAGCATCTCGGCTATCGAAAACGCAAGCCTCAACCCCTGCTTCAGCCGCCTCAGCCCCAAACTTAGGACACCTACTCCTCAGTCTCCTCAAGCTTACCCTCGATCGCCTTCTTGACCTGTTCCTTTACCTCCCTAGATATCTCACGCTCCTCCTCTCTCCTACCTCGTTTAGCCATCGACTCGCCGAAAACCCCTTGAAGGAGGTCTCTGACCAAAGCCGTCAGGTTAACAGTTTGAGTCTCGACTATCCTCATCGCATCCTGCGGGGGCATACCCGCGTTCACAAGCTCCTTATACATCACCGCGATCGCCCTAGCCCTCTGCCTAGCCTGCTCCTCGGTCAGGGTTATCCCCAGAATCTCTTTAAGAGGATCTACTATCCCCCTCATCAGCGGCGGAACCTCCTCTCTGACGACCTTAAGAACCGCTCTAAGCTCCTCTATATCCTCCATCTCCCTCCTCTTCTCTTTCTCCTCACCCATCGAATCACCTCCGGTCCTAAACTAGAAGCCGACGTCTGATAACGGTTTTGGAAAAACAAGACCGATAGTCGAAATACCAGCTCAGTTTGAGGTATGGATAGGATCCATGGCTACGTGGAAGAGGAGACACTATGTTCACAAGTGACCGATGAGACGGGACGTATCCATAAAAATTCACCCGGTAAGCTCGAACATCCTATCGATGGCTTCACGGGCCTTAACGGCGACCTTCTCAGGAAGCTTCACCGCATACTTCTCGTCCCTCAGGGCAAGGTAGATTTTCTCAAGCGTGTTGAGCTTCATGTTCACGCATACAGCGTCCTCGTAGGCCGGGATAAACCTCTTACCAGGGTTATCCCTCCTAAGCCTATACAGAAAACCGACCTCGGTGGCCACTATGAAGCTCGAGGAACCGGACGACCTGACGAACCTATACATCTGAGAAGTGCTTCCGACGAAGTCCGCAGCCCTCCAGACGCTTGGGTCGCACTCAGGATGAGCCAACAAGACCGCCTCAGGGTTCTCCTTCTTAACCCTAGAGACATCCTCCTCACGGAAGAGGACGTGAACAGGGCAGAAACCGCTTCCAGGCACAGGTATAACGGTTTTACCCGTCTTCTCGGCGACATACCGGGCTAGGTTGCGGTCCGGCCCGAGTAGAACCGTGTCAGAATCCAACGCCTCGACGACCTTAACCGCGTTGGCGGATGTACAGCATACGTCACACTCAGCCTTAGCCTCAGCCAGCGTATTCACGTAGAGGACGACCGGGACACCGGGATACCTCCTCTTATACTCTAGAAGGGTCTCGACCGGAAGCATAGCGGCCATAGGGCATCTAGCCCCTCTAGACGGGATGAGCACCCTCTTATCCGGGTTTAACACGGCCGCGGTTTCAGCCATGAAATCCACCGCGGAGAAGAGTATGACCTCGGCGTCCTCGACCTCCATGGCTCTCCTGCTCAAGCCTACGCTGTCGCCTATGTAGTCGGCCACATCCTGAACCTCAGCCCTCTGGTAGTTATGCGCTAGGATAACGGCCTTCTTCTCACGTTTTAAGGCCTTTATCTTCTCGACAAGCTCCTCGATACGCCTCATCGCCCTCCCCCTAATACGGCTCATCATTGGCTGTATAAACCTTTCTAACAGCCCGTAGGGGTTTCAAGTTCAAGGCTCATGTCGAGAGCCTTAGCCGAGTGAGTGAGGTAGCCTAGGGAAACCACGTGCACACCGGTGGACGCGTATTCCAATATATTCGACGGATTTATCCCCCCGGAAGCCTCCAACAGAACCCTGCCGTAAAGCCCCTCAGCCTTCAGAAGCTCTACGGCACGTCTTATCTGGTCAGGCTTCATGTTATCCAGCATCACTATGTCGGCTCCACACCTAGCGGCCTCCAAAGCCTCCTCAGGCGTCTGAACCTCCACCTCGACCTTCTTCGCAAAGCTAACGGCCTCCTTAGCCTTTCTAACGGCCTCACCGACCGAGCCTACGATGGCTACGTGGTTATCCTTGATCAGGACGGCGTCGTCGAGCCTAAGCCTATGGGTATCTCCCCCACCGACCATAACGGCCTTCTTATCGAGAAACCTCAGCCCAGGCGCCGTCTTACGGGTAGCCGCAACCCTGACGTCTAAACCAGCCCTCCTCACCATATCGACGAGCCGCCTAGTCTCGGTGGCTATACCGCTCATCCGCATCATTATGTTCAAAACAGTCCGCTCCGCCATCAATATGCTCCTAGCCTCACCTTCGACCTCCATAACGACATCCCCCGGTTTGACAAGGTCTCCGTCTCTGAACCTCAGCCTAGCCTCGACGCCTAATACGTCGAATAAAACCCTAGCCTCTTCAAGCCCCGCTATCACACCACGCTCCTTAACCACTATAAACCCCTTGGCCCTTAGACCCTTAGGCACCAGAAGCTCGGTCGTCAAATCTCCGAACCCGACGTCCTCCTCGAGAAACATCTCTAAACGCCTAACCAAGTGAAAACTCATCGACCGACCTCCTCGGTAACAGGGTAACATTCACAGGATTTAAAGGTGAAGCCCCTATGAACGGAAAAGTTAAAATCGTAGCACAGCCAATGCTAAGATTTCGAGGTCTAACAGAGGGAGGCAAAGCCTACGGCCGAGACGGCAGGGAAAACCATAAGAGTCGCGATCATAGGCTGCGGCGCTATAGGAGGGTACCTAGCCCGTTCACTAGACCGCGGCCTCGCACCAGGTTTAAAACTCAAACTCCTATACGATAGGAAACATGAGAAAGCCCGTAGACTAGCCGATTCCCTAATCTCCAAGCCGGATGTCGCAAGAAGCTTTCAAGAGATCCTAGACGCCGAGGACGTAGACCTCGTAGTCGAAGCCGCAAGCCAAGACGCTGTTAGAGAATACGCCCTCAGAATCCTCAAGTCGGGGAAAAGCCTTATGGTCATGAGCGTCGGAGCGTTAACGGATATCGAGCTCTACACGAGGCTTAGGGAGGCCGCGGAGGATAAGGGTGTTCAGCTTCTCATACCTTCAGGTGCTATAGCTGGGCTGGACGCAGTTAAGGCTGCTAGGATAGCCGGGATACGCTCGGTAACGCTTACATCCCGTAAGCCCCCGAAGGTTTTCGAAGGCAATCCATACGTGAAGTCTAGAGGCTTAGACCTGTCGGGGTTGAAGGAGCCCCTGGTCGTATACGAGGGGCCCGCGGTCGAGGCTTGTAGGCTCTTCCCCTTCTCGGTAAACG
This Candidatus Bathyarchaeota archaeon DNA region includes the following protein-coding sequences:
- a CDS encoding type II toxin-antitoxin system VapC family toxin, translating into MSYTVDASVVARWFIKGEEWEQMALRLRDDYVKGRVRLYAPAILTFECLNAVWKAYRMGLLSLEVAAEISRLMRKLMPETVELDPEDLHKVFKLSARLNLTCYDTLYIVVSVKTGSTLLTADRILYEKAREQTPTVHLSEYKGARDLRVENYLG
- the nadA gene encoding quinolinate synthase NadA, with the translated sequence MRRIEELVEKIKALKREKKAVILAHNYQRAEVQDVADYIGDSVGLSRRAMEVEDAEVILFSAVDFMAETAAVLNPDKRVLIPSRGARCPMAAMLPVETLLEYKRRYPGVPVVLYVNTLAEAKAECDVCCTSANAVKVVEALDSDTVLLGPDRNLARYVAEKTGKTVIPVPGSGFCPVHVLFREEDVSRVKKENPEAVLLAHPECDPSVWRAADFVGSTSQMYRFVRSSGSSSFIVATEVGFLYRLRRDNPGKRFIPAYEDAVCVNMKLNTLEKIYLALRDEKYAVKLPEKVAVKAREAIDRMFELTG
- a CDS encoding carboxylating nicotinate-nucleotide diphosphorylase; translation: MSFHLVRRLEMFLEEDVGFGDLTTELLVPKGLRAKGFIVVKERGVIAGLEEARVLFDVLGVEARLRFRDGDLVKPGDVVMEVEGEARSILMAERTVLNIMMRMSGIATETRRLVDMVRRAGLDVRVAATRKTAPGLRFLDKKAVMVGGGDTHRLRLDDAVLIKDNHVAIVGSVGEAVRKAKEAVSFAKKVEVEVQTPEEALEAARCGADIVMLDNMKPDQIRRAVELLKAEGLYGRVLLEASGGINPSNILEYASTGVHVVSLGYLTHSAKALDMSLELETPTGC
- a CDS encoding aspartate dehydrogenase; amino-acid sequence: MRVAIIGCGAIGGYLARSLDRGLAPGLKLKLLYDRKHEKARRLADSLISKPDVARSFQEILDAEDVDLVVEAASQDAVREYALRILKSGKSLMVMSVGALTDIELYTRLREAAEDKGVQLLIPSGAIAGLDAVKAARIAGIRSVTLTSRKPPKVFEGNPYVKSRGLDLSGLKEPLVVYEGPAVEACRLFPFSVNVAATLSLASIGPDKVTVKIIADPDVPGNVHEILVEGDFGKIRCTTFNKPTPENPKTSFLAALSALATLRKLVERTHIGT